The region AAAATGAAGATGCTATGTTCCTGCTGCAGCGTTCATCCGATCATCCCATCATGCACATATGTGATCCCTGCAGTCAGACCCTTTCTCCAAGCTATGTACAGCTATCTCCTCTCTCTTTTATCACTAAATATAGACATCTCTTGTTCGCATCGCCAGGTTTAGTATCGGAAGTTGGTTGAGTTCTTGCCCTCGCCGTTGTTGATCAGGACATTGACAGTGCCTTGGGGAACGCCCTGGATGGCATCCTTGACACCGTTCTGGGCGATGAACTCGCAGAGACCGTCGACCTTGCCGCCCTTTCCAAGGAAGTAGGCACCAATACCGGCAACGTGGGGAGAGGCCATGGAGGTACCAGAGATGGTGTTAGTCTTTCCGCCGATCCAGGTGGACTCGATGTCAGAACCAGGGGCGAGGACATCGACGATAGCGCCAATGTTGGAGTACTCGGCGAGACCGTCagacttggtggtggcacCGACAGTGCAGGCGGACTTCTCAGAAGCTGGTGAGTAGCCAGAAGCGTCTTGGCCGTCGTTACCGGCAGCGACAGCAAGGAAGAGGCCGGCACCAGTGATGCCCTGAGCGGCCTGGTTGACGGCATCGGACTTCTGGCCACCGAGGGACATGTTGACGACAACGCCCTTGGGGCAGTTCTGGttcttggcctccttggcGACAAAGTCCATACCAGCGATGACACCAGAGCTGCAGAGCGTGTTAGCCATGTCATGGTCGTGATATCCGAATATTCGGAGATCATCATGGTAAAGACTTACTTGGAGCCGGAGCCTTGGGCGTCGAGAACCTTGACACCGAAAATGCTGGTCTTCTTAGCGACACCGTAGGTCTTGGAACCAATAGTTCCGGAAACGTGAGTGCCGTGGCCGTTGCCATCGCTGTCCTGACCATCGCCAGCAAAGTTCTTCAGGAACTTGGCGCGGCCCTCGAATTCCTGTCATACATCAGTAACTGTTATTCGGCCTTGAACCATGGTAGATAAAGACGTACGGGGTGATCAGCTTCGACACCAGTGTCAACGACAAAGGCGCAGGTACCCTCACCGGCGCTGTCGTCGTAGGTGTAAGTGCTGCCACCGGGCTTCTGGCTGGAGAGACGAGCCAGACCCCAGTCA is a window of Pochonia chlamydosporia 170 chromosome 5, whole genome shotgun sequence DNA encoding:
- a CDS encoding subtilisin-like protease (similar to Metarhizium robertsii ARSEF 23 XP_007825825.1), with protein sequence MKVSTLLALLPLAMAAPSKRSFPAPVLVPRDAQLVEGKYIIKMKTNAGGASVNSAISSIAADADHTYTHSFHGFAAALTPQELEKLRSDPNVDFIEQDAIMKISATQDNADWGLARLSSQKPGGSTYTYDDSAGEGTCAFVVDTGVEADHPEFEGRAKFLKNFAGDGQDSDGNGHGTHVSGTIGSKTYGVAKKTSIFGVKVLDAQGSGSNSGVIAGMDFVAKEAKNQNCPKGVVVNMSLGGQKSDAVNQAAQGITGAGLFLAVAAGNDGQDASGYSPASEKSACTVGATTKSDGLAEYSNIGAIVDVLAPGSDIESTWIGGKTNTISGTSMASPHVAGIGAYFLGKGGKVDGLCEFIAQNGVKDAIQGVPQGTVNVLINNGEGKNSTNFRY